In Vibrio bathopelagicus, the following are encoded in one genomic region:
- a CDS encoding LysR family transcriptional regulator, producing MVIFHALIKHEGFTSAAKSLNVSVSHISKQVALLEDSIGIKLVQRTTRSLTLTEAGEVFYQHCEQLFNTVKAAQMDMDSQRDDISGILRVGLSQSFGTLHIIPAIDQLRQLYPQLRIEVHLFDYKVDMIEERLDLWITNNEDLPEGYIAQRLADSQFVVAASPDYLIKAGTPHVPSDLIDHNCLIYRSRERDYTSWAFDNGQENLSVKVAGDYSVDLAEAVRDAAVSGWGVAYLATYLVKEEFRTGKLIQVLPEWRASQLMPFYAVYPSRKNMPKKLSAVIEFIKDHIGSPTYWDENLKTCVELHR from the coding sequence ATGGTGATATTCCATGCGTTAATCAAGCATGAAGGCTTTACCAGTGCAGCAAAAAGTTTGAATGTGTCGGTGTCTCACATCAGTAAGCAAGTTGCTTTGCTCGAAGACTCGATAGGTATCAAGCTGGTGCAAAGAACCACACGCAGCCTGACACTAACCGAAGCAGGGGAAGTGTTCTATCAGCACTGTGAGCAGCTGTTCAACACGGTGAAAGCGGCTCAAATGGATATGGACAGCCAACGAGATGATATCTCTGGGATATTGCGAGTGGGCTTGTCACAGTCATTTGGCACGCTGCATATCATTCCTGCGATTGATCAGCTTAGACAGCTGTATCCTCAATTGAGAATCGAGGTTCACTTGTTCGACTACAAAGTGGATATGATTGAAGAGCGACTGGATCTCTGGATCACCAATAATGAAGATTTGCCTGAAGGTTATATTGCGCAGCGCTTAGCTGATAGTCAGTTTGTGGTGGCGGCATCCCCGGATTATCTGATTAAGGCAGGGACTCCTCATGTGCCATCTGATCTGATTGACCATAACTGCCTTATCTATCGTAGTCGTGAACGGGACTACACATCGTGGGCATTTGATAACGGCCAAGAAAACCTCAGTGTTAAAGTGGCAGGCGATTATTCGGTGGATTTAGCTGAAGCGGTACGAGACGCGGCTGTGTCAGGGTGGGGCGTTGCTTATCTGGCGACTTACTTAGTCAAAGAAGAGTTTAGGACAGGCAAGCTCATCCAAGTGCTTCCTGAATGGCGAGCGAGCCAGTTGATGCCATTTTACGCTGTATATCCGAGTAGAAAGAACATGCCGAAGAAGCTTTCTGCAGTGATTGAGTTCATTAAAGATCATATCGGTTCGCCGACTTATTGGGATGAAAACCTCAAAACCTGCGTCGAGCTGCATCGTTAA
- a CDS encoding lytic murein transglycosylase: MSKFSKTILAVSALLLGNSLTIGSVQAEELSFEQYVEKLKQQGREQGISEAIIEEAFDGVTFKPRAVKADKNQPEKKLTLDEYIPRAVPDWKVKQARSLYKKHYTALKRIGDEYGVQPRFIVALWGVESNFGKFTGNYSVIDALTTMAYEGRREALFRSEAMAALTILDQGHIAPKEMKGSWAGAMGQPQFMPSSFLAYAADGNGDGKKDIWGTEEDVFASAANYLSQSGWDDKYTWGRQVHVPATVSIEMQGRGEDKAKYLKEWSELGIKRFDDRPLPTLDEDIKAWLIMPDDETGRSYLIYSNYNVLMKWNRSYYFALAVSHLADRIKFD, translated from the coding sequence TTGAGTAAATTTTCTAAAACCATATTAGCCGTGTCAGCATTGCTATTGGGTAATAGCCTGACTATCGGTTCAGTACAGGCTGAAGAGCTTAGCTTTGAACAATATGTAGAAAAGCTAAAGCAGCAAGGCCGTGAGCAAGGCATTTCTGAAGCGATCATTGAAGAAGCCTTTGATGGTGTGACGTTTAAGCCGAGAGCTGTCAAAGCAGATAAGAACCAACCTGAGAAGAAACTGACTCTGGATGAATACATTCCACGTGCGGTTCCAGATTGGAAAGTTAAACAGGCAAGATCGCTCTATAAGAAACACTACACAGCGTTAAAGCGTATTGGTGACGAGTACGGTGTTCAACCAAGGTTCATTGTCGCTCTATGGGGCGTAGAAAGTAATTTTGGTAAATTCACGGGTAATTACAGTGTTATCGACGCTTTGACCACAATGGCTTACGAAGGACGCAGAGAAGCGTTGTTCCGCAGCGAAGCGATGGCAGCGTTAACGATTCTTGATCAAGGCCATATTGCACCCAAAGAGATGAAAGGCTCTTGGGCTGGCGCGATGGGGCAGCCTCAGTTTATGCCAAGTTCATTCTTAGCTTATGCCGCTGACGGTAACGGTGATGGTAAGAAAGATATTTGGGGCACTGAAGAAGATGTATTTGCTTCGGCGGCTAATTATCTCAGCCAATCAGGTTGGGATGACAAATATACGTGGGGTCGTCAGGTTCATGTTCCGGCAACCGTGTCTATCGAGATGCAAGGCCGAGGTGAAGATAAAGCGAAATACTTAAAAGAGTGGTCTGAACTCGGTATTAAGCGCTTTGACGATCGCCCATTACCAACGCTTGATGAAGATATTAAAGCTTGGCTAATTATGCCAGACGATGAAACAGGTCGTTCGTACCTCATTTACAGCAACTACAATGTGTTAATGAAGTGGAATCGTTCTTACTACTTTGCGTTGGCGGTCAGCCACTTAGCAGACAGAATTAAGTTTGATTAA
- the minE gene encoding cell division topological specificity factor MinE, with translation MSLLEFFRPQKKTTANLAKERLQIIVAERRSHDDPAPSYLPQLKEDILKCIAKYVEVDPSMVDLTFEHKDDDISVLELNVKLPEEDK, from the coding sequence ATGTCATTACTAGAGTTTTTCAGACCACAAAAAAAGACAACCGCAAACCTAGCCAAAGAGCGTTTGCAGATCATTGTTGCTGAGCGACGCAGCCATGACGACCCTGCACCGTCATACTTGCCGCAACTGAAAGAAGACATCTTGAAGTGTATTGCGAAGTATGTGGAAGTCGATCCATCAATGGTTGATCTGACTTTCGAACACAAAGATGACGACATCTCCGTATTAGAGCTGAACGTTAAGCTTCCAGAAGAAGACAAGTAA
- a CDS encoding cation:proton antiporter → MDLSITSSLALIGLLSLTCQLLGWRLRLPAILPLLIVGLLLGPGLNILNPDAIFGDVLFPLISLGVAIILFEGALTLNFKEIRGHGRMVTHLVSFGMLITWACIVVGAYYFVDFSWPLAALFAALVVVTGPTVIVPMLRSIQPKSSLGSILRWEGIVIDPIGALFAVLVYEYIVSSADPTSHVLSALGLTLAIGLGLGIIGGYLIAKMLKGHWVPHYLRNVAVLTLMLAAFSFSNDLSEESGLLTVTIMGIWLANVKGLDLEDIIEFKETLTVLLISALFILLASRLDSGTFLSIGWGGIGLLAVVMLVARPLSVWISGIGTDLTSADKWFLSWMAPRGIVAAAVSSLFAIKLQEKQLIEGADLLVPMVFLVIIGTVVIQSLTASWWARRLGVTQEKAQGVIFFGATHFARQFAKVLATHNINSVLADTNWESIRLARMDNLNVYFGNPASSHAENNLELDGIGRAMIVSPYRQTNPLVSMHYQDEFGENKVFELESTEAKHERHSVSRDGNRSLFSEGITYSKLNSLMAQGSQIKSTGLTEAFDLNEFNALYPKAIPLGVITGGDFRLVTQGSDLEKLISTECAIISLLPPSDQTERIDTSDK, encoded by the coding sequence ATGGATTTGTCGATTACTTCATCCTTGGCGTTAATTGGGCTGCTGTCTTTAACGTGTCAATTGTTAGGTTGGCGCTTACGTCTTCCTGCTATTCTTCCTCTTCTTATTGTCGGCCTGCTTCTAGGTCCCGGTCTCAACATCCTCAATCCCGATGCCATTTTTGGTGATGTGTTATTCCCGCTGATTTCATTAGGTGTCGCCATCATTCTGTTTGAAGGTGCCTTGACCTTGAATTTCAAGGAAATCAGAGGTCATGGTCGCATGGTGACGCACCTCGTGAGTTTCGGCATGTTGATTACATGGGCGTGCATTGTCGTTGGTGCTTATTACTTTGTGGATTTCAGTTGGCCATTAGCCGCGCTGTTTGCTGCCTTGGTGGTGGTGACGGGACCAACCGTTATTGTTCCCATGCTGCGCAGCATTCAGCCCAAATCTTCGTTAGGCAGCATCTTACGCTGGGAGGGGATAGTGATTGACCCGATTGGCGCTCTGTTTGCTGTTCTCGTTTACGAATACATTGTCTCTTCAGCCGATCCTACAAGCCATGTTTTGTCGGCCTTGGGTCTGACTTTAGCCATTGGTTTAGGCTTAGGGATCATCGGTGGCTATTTGATTGCCAAAATGCTGAAAGGGCATTGGGTTCCGCACTATTTGCGTAACGTGGCTGTTCTCACGTTAATGCTGGCGGCGTTCTCTTTTTCCAATGACCTGAGTGAAGAATCCGGTTTATTAACAGTGACCATCATGGGGATCTGGCTCGCCAACGTGAAAGGCTTGGATCTTGAAGATATTATTGAGTTCAAAGAGACCTTAACTGTGTTACTCATTTCCGCCTTGTTTATCTTACTGGCGAGTCGACTCGATTCAGGGACTTTCCTCTCGATAGGTTGGGGCGGAATTGGCTTATTAGCGGTCGTCATGCTGGTGGCTCGTCCTCTGAGTGTGTGGATCAGCGGGATCGGCACGGATCTTACCTCAGCGGATAAATGGTTTTTGAGTTGGATGGCACCTCGCGGGATCGTCGCTGCCGCAGTTTCTTCCCTGTTTGCTATCAAGCTTCAAGAGAAGCAATTGATTGAAGGGGCTGATCTACTGGTGCCAATGGTGTTCTTGGTCATCATCGGTACGGTTGTGATTCAGAGCCTTACCGCAAGTTGGTGGGCAAGAAGGTTGGGTGTGACGCAAGAGAAAGCGCAAGGGGTTATCTTCTTCGGCGCGACTCATTTTGCTAGACAGTTTGCCAAGGTGCTGGCGACACACAACATCAACAGTGTGCTAGCCGATACCAACTGGGAAAGCATTCGTTTGGCGCGTATGGATAACCTGAATGTCTATTTTGGTAACCCAGCCTCAAGCCACGCGGAAAATAATTTGGAATTGGACGGGATAGGGCGTGCGATGATCGTCTCGCCTTATCGTCAAACCAATCCATTAGTCAGCATGCATTATCAAGATGAGTTTGGTGAAAACAAGGTGTTCGAGCTTGAATCGACAGAAGCTAAACATGAAAGGCATTCAGTGAGCCGAGATGGCAACAGAAGTTTGTTTTCGGAAGGAATTACCTACTCCAAGCTTAACTCCTTGATGGCTCAAGGCAGCCAAATTAAGAGCACGGGTTTGACCGAAGCGTTTGACCTTAATGAGTTTAACGCTCTGTACCCTAAAGCCATTCCTCTTGGGGTAATTACTGGCGGTGATTTCCGTTTAGTGACGCAAGGTTCTGATTTGGAAAAACTCATCTCAACTGAGTGTGCGATCATTAGTTTATTGCCGCCTTCGGATCAAACTGAAAGAATTGATACTTCAGATAAGTAG
- the folD gene encoding bifunctional methylenetetrahydrofolate dehydrogenase/methenyltetrahydrofolate cyclohydrolase FolD, with translation MTAQNIDGKLISQTVRSEVAARVKARTEAGLRAPGLAVVLVGEDPASQVYVGSKRKACQEVGFVSKSFDLPATATENDLLTLVDQLNEDPEIDGILVQLPLPAGIDTTHVLERITPEKDVDGFHPYNVGRLAQRMPKLRSCTPKGIITLLDRYNIDLRGKHAVVVGASNIVGRPMTLELLLAGCTTTTCHRFTKDLEGHVRQADVVVVAVGKPNFIPGAWIKKGAVVVDVGINRLESGKLVGDVEYDVAKESASFITPVPGGVGPMTVASLIENTMIACEQFHSK, from the coding sequence ATGACTGCTCAAAATATTGATGGAAAGCTAATTTCTCAAACCGTTCGCTCTGAAGTTGCGGCACGTGTAAAGGCTCGTACTGAAGCTGGATTACGCGCTCCGGGCCTAGCGGTAGTTTTAGTGGGTGAAGACCCTGCCTCTCAAGTTTACGTTGGAAGTAAGCGTAAAGCGTGTCAAGAAGTAGGCTTCGTTTCAAAGTCTTTTGATTTACCAGCAACCGCGACCGAAAATGATCTGCTAACGCTAGTCGACCAATTAAATGAAGACCCTGAGATTGATGGCATCCTAGTTCAACTGCCTTTACCTGCAGGTATTGATACTACTCACGTTCTTGAGCGTATCACGCCAGAGAAAGACGTTGATGGCTTCCACCCATACAACGTAGGCCGTTTGGCTCAACGTATGCCTAAGCTACGCTCTTGTACGCCTAAAGGCATCATCACATTGCTTGACCGTTACAACATCGACTTACGTGGTAAGCACGCGGTTGTTGTTGGCGCATCAAACATCGTAGGTCGCCCAATGACTCTAGAGCTTCTTCTAGCAGGTTGCACAACGACCACATGTCACCGCTTCACCAAAGACCTTGAAGGTCATGTACGTCAAGCAGATGTTGTTGTGGTAGCAGTTGGTAAGCCTAACTTCATTCCTGGCGCTTGGATTAAGAAAGGCGCTGTTGTGGTCGATGTAGGTATCAACCGTTTGGAATCTGGCAAACTCGTTGGCGACGTTGAATACGATGTCGCAAAAGAGAGCGCAAGCTTCATCACACCAGTTCCAGGTGGTGTTGGTCCAATGACAGTGGCAAGCCTAATTGAGAACACAATGATTGCTTGTGAGCAGTTTCACTCGAAATAG
- the minC gene encoding septum site-determining protein MinC, with protein sequence MSSNPDLKGSSFTLSVLHLSDDQVENAVSFLQEKVDQAPTFFAAAPVVINISKVAGDIDFVQLKNGISQAGMIPVGVAGCADKRMQNLARDAGFAVMTASKSPSQAPAKMAPIKVVRTPIRSGQQVYAKDGDLLILSHVSAGAEVIADGSIHIHGTLRGRAIAGASGQTEAKIICNDLQAELVSIAGNYWLSDQIESEYWQKKTMFSMANDVLHVDVLAI encoded by the coding sequence ATGTCTAGTAACCCAGATCTAAAAGGTAGCAGTTTCACGCTATCTGTTTTGCACTTATCCGATGATCAAGTCGAAAATGCAGTGTCTTTTCTCCAAGAGAAGGTAGACCAAGCACCTACTTTTTTTGCCGCAGCGCCTGTTGTTATCAACATAAGTAAAGTCGCTGGCGATATTGATTTCGTCCAGCTCAAAAATGGCATATCTCAAGCGGGTATGATCCCGGTTGGTGTGGCTGGTTGCGCAGATAAGCGCATGCAAAATTTAGCCAGAGATGCAGGTTTTGCCGTCATGACAGCGAGCAAATCTCCTTCTCAAGCACCGGCGAAGATGGCTCCGATAAAAGTGGTGAGAACCCCGATACGTTCTGGTCAGCAGGTGTATGCGAAAGATGGCGATCTATTGATCCTCAGTCATGTGAGCGCTGGCGCAGAAGTAATTGCCGACGGCAGTATCCATATTCATGGTACTTTACGTGGCCGTGCGATTGCAGGCGCAAGTGGTCAAACTGAAGCAAAAATAATTTGTAATGATTTACAAGCCGAGCTGGTTTCCATTGCAGGAAATTACTGGCTCAGCGATCAAATTGAAAGCGAGTACTGGCAGAAGAAAACCATGTTCAGTATGGCAAACGATGTATTACACGTTGATGTCCTCGCAATATAA
- the rnd gene encoding ribonuclease D, producing the protein MDYQIITQVKDLERVCQQAREADVVMLDTEFVRTRTYYPQLGLIQLFDGETLSLIDPIALDEMTPFVGLLKDTSVLKVLHACGEDLEVFQNAFGCTPTPMVDTQIMAAFLGHGLSTGFAALVSEFVGVDLDKSESRTDWLARPLSQKQLDYAAADVHYLMPMYNKLLEKVMEAGWWEAAQQESDLQVAKRIRKANPDNAYLDIKGAWQLKPQQLAILRPLATWRLKEAIKRDLALNFVFKEQDLWAVARFAMKDPKHMEQEGFDYRSVRRHGAKISSIVKLAEHTPEEEYPAPVERLMDYPGYKQLFKVLKDEVKTASQHSGLATEFLASKKQLNQVLSWIWKYDRNPEKLPDVMQGWRLDVVGEKLNKAIKDK; encoded by the coding sequence GTGGATTATCAAATCATTACCCAAGTAAAAGACCTTGAGCGAGTTTGCCAACAAGCACGTGAAGCCGATGTTGTTATGCTTGATACAGAGTTCGTTCGTACAAGAACCTATTACCCTCAATTAGGCTTAATTCAGTTATTTGATGGTGAAACGCTGTCACTGATTGATCCTATTGCTCTTGATGAAATGACACCTTTTGTTGGGTTGTTAAAAGACACTTCAGTACTGAAAGTGTTGCATGCGTGTGGCGAAGATCTGGAAGTTTTCCAGAATGCATTTGGTTGTACGCCAACACCAATGGTTGACACGCAGATCATGGCAGCCTTCTTAGGTCATGGTCTTTCAACTGGCTTTGCAGCGTTGGTTTCTGAGTTTGTAGGTGTTGACCTCGATAAGAGTGAATCTCGTACTGACTGGCTAGCTCGTCCGCTTTCTCAAAAGCAACTCGACTACGCAGCAGCAGACGTTCACTACTTGATGCCAATGTACAACAAGCTTCTAGAAAAAGTGATGGAAGCTGGCTGGTGGGAAGCGGCTCAGCAAGAGTCTGATTTACAAGTGGCTAAGCGCATCCGTAAAGCAAACCCAGACAACGCTTACCTTGATATTAAAGGCGCGTGGCAGCTTAAGCCTCAGCAGCTAGCTATTTTAAGACCGTTAGCTACTTGGCGTTTAAAAGAAGCGATTAAGCGTGATTTAGCGCTGAACTTTGTCTTTAAAGAGCAAGACTTATGGGCTGTAGCTCGATTTGCAATGAAAGACCCTAAGCATATGGAGCAGGAAGGGTTTGATTACCGCTCTGTACGTCGCCATGGTGCGAAGATCAGCTCAATTGTAAAGTTAGCTGAACATACGCCAGAAGAAGAATACCCGGCGCCAGTAGAACGTCTAATGGACTACCCAGGTTACAAGCAACTATTCAAAGTGTTGAAAGATGAAGTGAAAACAGCATCGCAACACAGTGGTTTAGCAACTGAGTTTTTGGCGTCGAAGAAGCAACTTAACCAAGTGTTAAGCTGGATTTGGAAGTATGATCGTAACCCAGAGAAGCTACCTGATGTAATGCAAGGTTGGCGTCTAGACGTGGTTGGCGAGAAGCTTAATAAAGCGATAAAAGATAAGTAG
- a CDS encoding YcgL domain-containing protein produces the protein MLCSIYKSSKKEGTYLYIPKKDDFSQVPDALMQMFGKPSFVMVIKMEGRTLAQVSIEKVKESLKNDGFFLQVPPPPVNELELHKERKAQQNVQDEE, from the coding sequence ATGCTGTGTTCTATATATAAAAGCTCAAAAAAAGAAGGGACATACCTTTATATCCCGAAAAAGGATGATTTCTCACAAGTCCCTGACGCACTGATGCAAATGTTTGGTAAACCTAGCTTTGTAATGGTAATTAAAATGGAAGGCCGCACGCTTGCCCAAGTCAGCATCGAAAAAGTGAAAGAGTCACTAAAAAACGATGGTTTCTTTTTGCAGGTTCCGCCTCCGCCGGTTAACGAACTTGAACTGCATAAAGAGCGTAAAGCTCAGCAGAATGTTCAAGACGAAGAGTGA
- a CDS encoding glycine zipper domain-containing protein, protein MSLLNNKLKAMLISVALFITGCSSPALDAENENAARNRGAVGGALVGATLGALTGDAKLAAQGAAIGGVTGGVAGSMKDLDDSRQSENTQVLADGMSQDNRSDAEKRVAELEAEIRIRELEKQLADTQEQDKQTTDQDS, encoded by the coding sequence ATGTCACTCCTTAACAATAAACTCAAAGCCATGCTCATCTCAGTGGCGCTTTTTATCACAGGATGTAGCTCACCTGCACTGGACGCTGAAAATGAGAATGCTGCTAGAAACAGAGGTGCTGTTGGTGGCGCTTTAGTAGGAGCAACACTTGGCGCGCTAACTGGCGATGCAAAGCTTGCTGCACAAGGCGCAGCTATAGGCGGAGTTACCGGTGGTGTAGCTGGTTCAATGAAAGACTTAGATGACTCCCGCCAAAGTGAGAACACTCAAGTACTGGCTGATGGAATGTCTCAAGACAATCGCAGCGACGCAGAAAAAAGAGTAGCGGAGTTAGAAGCTGAAATCCGAATTCGCGAATTAGAAAAGCAATTGGCAGACACCCAAGAGCAAGACAAGCAGACCACAGACCAAGACAGCTAA
- a CDS encoding GNAT family N-acetyltransferase — MIEWRVKKFADLSVQELYDFLQQRVDIFIVDMNTPYSDLDGKDNHPETYHVMGYENERLVAYSRIMAQKLGYPVDVLPLLDSDANDVCIGRVIVTKDYRGKQIGNQLMQVSFDATRKVYPNCSIFISAQAHLKDYYGKFGFDVVTDSYLEDGCSMLGLRYTPQLMAV, encoded by the coding sequence ATGATCGAGTGGAGAGTTAAAAAATTTGCGGATCTGTCTGTTCAAGAGCTCTATGATTTCTTGCAACAAAGAGTCGACATTTTTATCGTCGATATGAACACACCATATAGTGACCTAGACGGCAAGGATAATCACCCAGAGACTTATCACGTCATGGGCTATGAGAACGAACGCCTTGTCGCTTATAGCCGAATTATGGCTCAAAAGCTGGGATACCCAGTTGATGTTCTTCCTCTACTGGATTCTGATGCGAATGATGTGTGTATCGGGAGAGTGATCGTAACAAAGGATTATCGAGGCAAACAGATTGGTAACCAACTGATGCAAGTGAGCTTTGATGCAACCCGCAAAGTGTACCCTAACTGTTCAATTTTTATTTCGGCACAAGCACACCTTAAAGACTACTATGGTAAATTCGGCTTCGACGTTGTCACCGATAGTTACTTGGAAGATGGGTGCAGTATGCTAGGTCTTAGATATACCCCACAGCTCATGGCCGTTTAG
- a CDS encoding NupC/NupG family nucleoside CNT transporter, whose amino-acid sequence MASLLGIITILVAAWLLSTDRKNIPLRTVSLAFLLQISFALLVLYVPMGKEALNAATGAVSSLINYGQEGINFLFGGLTNNGFVFAINVLGIIIFFSALISGLYHIGFMPKVINLIGGALQKFLGTGRAESLSATANIFVGMIEAPLVVKPYLKHMTDSQLFAVMVCGLASVAGGTLVGYASLGVDLNYLIAAAFMSAPAGLLMAKILVPGNADEAQENIESDVEIPRATNVVEAMADGAMSGLRIAVAVGATLLAFISVIAMLNGLLGIVGGWFGVNLSFELILGYVFAPVAWLIGVPWSEAVVAGSLIGNKIVVNEFVAFIQLMDVKDALSEHSKAIVTFALCGFANISTMAILIGGLGSLVPERRSFISQYGFKAICAGVLANLMSAAIAGVVLSL is encoded by the coding sequence ATGGCTTCCCTACTTGGAATTATCACTATTTTAGTAGCCGCTTGGTTACTATCTACGGACAGAAAAAATATCCCGCTAAGAACCGTCTCTTTGGCTTTCTTGCTGCAAATCTCATTCGCGCTATTGGTTCTTTATGTGCCAATGGGTAAAGAAGCGCTGAATGCAGCTACTGGTGCGGTGTCTAGCTTGATCAACTACGGTCAAGAGGGGATTAACTTCCTATTTGGTGGCCTCACGAATAACGGATTTGTCTTCGCTATTAACGTTCTTGGCATCATTATCTTTTTCTCTGCATTGATTTCAGGTTTGTACCACATCGGCTTTATGCCAAAGGTGATCAACCTTATCGGCGGTGCTTTGCAAAAGTTCTTAGGTACAGGTCGTGCGGAATCACTGTCTGCAACCGCGAACATCTTTGTTGGTATGATCGAAGCGCCATTGGTGGTTAAGCCTTACTTGAAGCACATGACGGATTCACAACTGTTTGCCGTAATGGTGTGTGGCTTAGCGTCTGTGGCTGGCGGTACGCTGGTGGGTTATGCATCGCTTGGTGTTGATTTGAACTACCTGATCGCTGCGGCATTCATGTCTGCTCCTGCTGGTCTATTGATGGCCAAGATTTTGGTACCAGGTAACGCAGATGAGGCTCAAGAAAATATTGAGTCTGATGTTGAAATTCCACGAGCAACAAACGTAGTCGAGGCAATGGCAGATGGGGCTATGTCTGGACTGCGTATTGCCGTTGCTGTGGGTGCGACACTTCTGGCCTTTATCAGTGTGATTGCCATGCTGAATGGCTTGTTAGGTATTGTTGGTGGTTGGTTTGGCGTAAACCTAAGCTTCGAACTTATCCTAGGTTATGTGTTCGCACCCGTTGCATGGCTGATCGGTGTGCCATGGTCTGAGGCTGTTGTTGCAGGCTCGCTGATCGGTAACAAGATCGTTGTGAACGAGTTTGTGGCTTTTATCCAGTTAATGGACGTAAAAGACGCACTGAGTGAGCACTCAAAAGCGATCGTTACTTTTGCACTATGTGGTTTTGCCAACATCTCTACAATGGCCATTCTGATTGGTGGTCTGGGTAGCTTAGTTCCAGAGCGTCGTTCTTTCATCTCACAATACGGCTTTAAAGCGATTTGTGCGGGTGTACTTGCCAACTTAATGAGCGCAGCGATTGCTGGCGTGGTGCTTTCTCTTTAA
- the minD gene encoding septum site-determining protein MinD — MARIIVVTSGKGGVGKTTSSAAIASGLALKGKKTAVIDFDIGLRNLDLIMGCERRVVYDFVNVINGEATLNQAMIKDKRTENLFILPASQTRDKDALTKDGVRRVFDELDEMGFDFIICDSPAGIEQGALMALYFADEAIVTTNPEVSSVRDSDRILGILDSKSRRSEDGLEPVKTHLLLTRYNPARVTQGEMLSVEDVEEILHISLLGVIPESQAVLNASNKGVPVIFDEATDAGMAYNDTVERLLGSQVDFRFLTEQKKGIFKRLFGG; from the coding sequence ATGGCACGCATTATCGTTGTAACGTCGGGTAAAGGCGGGGTAGGCAAAACGACCTCCAGTGCAGCTATTGCCTCGGGTCTGGCTTTAAAAGGGAAGAAAACCGCAGTTATCGACTTTGATATTGGTCTGCGTAACCTAGATTTAATCATGGGTTGTGAGCGTCGTGTTGTGTACGACTTCGTTAATGTTATCAATGGTGAAGCGACCCTGAACCAAGCGATGATCAAAGACAAGCGTACAGAGAACCTGTTCATTCTTCCTGCTTCTCAAACTCGTGATAAAGACGCACTAACAAAAGATGGCGTTCGTCGTGTGTTCGATGAATTGGATGAAATGGGCTTTGATTTCATCATCTGTGATTCTCCTGCGGGTATCGAACAAGGTGCTCTAATGGCGCTTTACTTTGCTGATGAAGCGATTGTAACCACCAACCCTGAAGTCTCTTCTGTACGCGATTCAGACCGTATTCTAGGTATTCTTGACTCTAAATCTCGTCGTTCAGAAGACGGATTAGAGCCAGTGAAAACGCACCTTCTACTGACTCGCTACAACCCAGCACGTGTAACTCAAGGTGAGATGCTAAGTGTTGAAGACGTTGAAGAAATTCTACACATCTCTCTGCTGGGTGTAATTCCAGAGAGCCAAGCAGTACTGAATGCCTCAAACAAGGGGGTTCCCGTTATCTTTGACGAAGCAACCGACGCAGGTATGGCTTACAATGATACTGTAGAGCGACTACTGGGTAGCCAAGTGGACTTCCGTTTCTTAACGGAACAGAAGAAAGGCATCTTCAAAAGACTGTTCGGGGGCTAA